GAGTTGTTCACGACTGTTTCGGTCGCTGCTGCTCGCGATGGCCACCATGAGGCCGTCGTCGCTGAGGTGGATGGGAAGCGCCTGAAGTTGCTTCCAGGTTTCCAGGTCTAAAACCTGCCCGGAATGAAGGAGTGCTTCTCCAGCGGCAAGCTCTGCCTCTGAAATCAGCTTTGCCGGCAGAGCAGGCGGTAGCGGCATTCGGGTGGAGTCGGCGCTCATGCTGATTCGGCTTTCCGCGCTTGTGGTGGGTCCATGTGACCCTTCAACATGTCTAGACGTGATTTTGCATCTGGTCAGCATGAGCGGCGACGCTTCCATCCCGGCTAACGATTCGGCATCGGATGTTCCCGAAGCCCAGCAGGACCCCACACCCTCTGTTGAGGAGACACCCGACGCTGCTTCTCCAGACCCTGCTTCAGAGGGAGTTCCCTCCGCTCAGAACAATGAGGCGCGGCTTGAGCAACTGGAGCGCGAGCACAGCACCCTCCGCCAAGAACACGAAACCTTGAGTAGTCAGTACGTGCGCATTGCGGCCGACTTTGACAACTTCCGCAAACGTCAGAGCCGGGATCAGGACGATCTGAAGCTGCAGATCACCTGCAGCACCCTGACTGAAATTCTTCCTGTGGTGGATAACTTCGAACGGGCTCGCCAACAGCTTGATCCTCAAGGAGAGGAAGCCCAATCGCTGCATCGCAGTTATCAGGGTCTCTACAAGCAGCTCGTTGATGTTCTCAAGCAACTTGGTGTGGCCCCAATGCGGGTTGTAGGACAAGAGTTCGACCCCAGTCTCCATGAAGCGGTGTTACGCGAACCCAGTGACGAGCACCCAGAAGATGTGGTGGTTGAAGAACTACAGCGTGGCTATCACCTCAGCGGCAAGGTCTTGCGTCACGCTTTAGTCAAGGTGTCGATGGGACCTGGACCGCAGCAATCAGATGCCGCGGCTCAAGCGACAGAGGGCGGTGACAGCTCCCCACCAATCCAAGGAGATGATGGCTCCCCGATGCCTACGGCGAGCGAATGATTCAAAACTTATGCCTAGTGTGCGCAGCGGAATGACGAGCTGATGGCCGATTACTACGACTTACTTGGTGTAAGCAGGGATGCAGATGCCGACACCCTGAAGCGCGCTTACAGGCGGATGGCTCGCCAATATCACCCTGATATCAATAAAGACGCCGGAGCTGAAGATCGCTTCAAGGAGATCGGTCGCGCCTACGAGGTGCTGAGCGATCCCCAAACTCGGGGGCGGTATGACCAGTTCGGTGAGGCCGGGCTCGGTGGTGGCGGTGGCATGCCCGATATGGGCGATATGGGTGGCTTTGCAGATATCTTCGAAACCTTTTTCAGTGGGTTTGGTGGTGCTGCTGGTGGGGCAGGGCGTCAGCGCAGGCGAGGTCCTCAACAGGGAGATGATCTGCGCTACGACCTCACGATTGATTTTGACCAGGCTGTCTTCGGTCAAGAGCGGGAGATTCGCATCCCCCACCTCGAGACCTGCACCACCTGTGGTGGCAGTGGTGCCAAAGCAGGCAGTGGTCCGACAACCTGTACCACCTGTGGCGGAGTTGGGCAGGTGCGTCGCGCCACTCGGACTCCGTTTGGGAATTTTGAGCAGGTGGCTGAATGCCCCAGTTGCAATGGCACTGGCCAGGTGATTGCTGACCCTTGTAGCTCCTGTGGTGGTCAAGGCGTCACGCAAGTCCGTAAGAAATTGCGAATCAACATTCCTGCTGGGGTCGACACGGGCACCCGCTTGCGGGTTTCCGGTGAGGGCAATGCTGGGCTGCGTGGCGGTCCATCCGGAGATTTGTATGTCTTTCTCACGGTTAAATCCCATCCGAGCCTGAGGCGTGATGGCCTCACTGTCCTCTCGGAGGTGAAGGTCAGTTATCTGCAGGCAATCCTGGGAGACACCATTGAGGTGGAAACGGTGGATGGACCCGAATCGCTGGAGATTCCTGCAGGTACCCAGCCCAATTCGGTTTTAACGCTTGAAAACAAGGGGATCCCCAAGCTGGGCAATCCAGTGGCCCGTGGTCATCAGCGCATCTCCGTCACGGTGACATTGCCGACCCGTCTCAACGATGAGGAACGCGGTCTCCTCGAAGATTTGGCTGGACACCATTCAGCCCGTGGCGAACAGCACCATCACCACAAGAGTGGCCTATTTGCACGACTCTTCGGGCAACGCTGACGGATGAGTGATGCCCAACCCGATCATTCTCTGGATCTAAGGGGCACTCCCTGTCCAACCAATTTCATTCGTTGCCGTTTGGCCTTGGAGGCCATGCGTCCCGGGCAGCAGCTTCAGGTTGATCTCGATCGAGGTGAGCCTGAGGAGATGGTCATCCCAGGACTGACTCGGGATGGTCATCAGGTGGAGGTGACGGACGAATCCAAAGATTGGGTGCGTCTTCAGGTGGTGTGTGGTGGTTGATCAGTCGGCTCAGTCCGGCATGGTTGTTGCGCTCCAGGCCAATTACTTAGAGGTGGAGCTGGATCAGGTTTCTGAGGTGATTCCCTCACGACTGCTGTGCACTCGGCGCACGCGTTTGAGCCATCGCGGTGAGGCTGTTTATGTCGGTGATCGCGTCAGGGTGGAAGCCATTGATGTGAGTCATGCCCGTGCGGTGGTCTCTCATGTCGAACCTCGCGTCAGTTTTCTGACACGCCCGCCAGTAGCCAATGCCACCACGGTGGTCGTGGCATTGGCGGTGGATCAACCTGCTTTTGATCCCGACCAGGCCAGTCGTTTTCTGTTGACCGCAGAGCGAACCTCACTGGTGGTGCAGCTGGTCCTAACGAAAACCGATCTCTTAGATCCGGAGGCATTGGAGCGGCTGCGCGAGCGCCTCCAGGCCTGGGGGTACCCTCCGCTGTTGGTGTCGACGTGCAGCGGTCGTGGGCTCTCCAAGCTGAAACAAAGCCTTGCGGGATCGTCTCTGTCAGTGCTGTGCGGTCCCTCAGGAGTTGGGAAGAGCTCATTGCTGAACGCTTTGATCCCAGAGCTGGATTTGCGGATCGGTGCCGTATCAGGACGGCTTCAGCGTGGACGTCACACCACCCGGCATGTGGAATTGCATCGCTTGGGCGCTCAGGCACGGGTTGCTGATACGCCTGGTTTTAACCGGCCAGAGTTGCCAGACGACCCCAGGAACCTTGAGGTTTTGTTTCCTGAATTACGAGCTCAGCTCGAGCATCATCCGTGCCGTTTTCGGGATTGTTTGCACCGTGATGAACCTGGATGCGGAGTCACCCGCGATTGGGAGCGCTATCCGATTTACAGGCGAGCTGTGGAGGAACTTCTAGGTCTCAGCCGCCCATCCCGGGGAGGTTGAGATTGAGTCCGCCTGTGAGCTCTTCCATGCGTTCTTTCATCGTTCCGGTGGAGCGCTCATAGGCCGATTGCAAGGCGGCGAGTGTGGCGGTTTCTGTGGCTTCCTGTCCTTCGCTCAAGAGGGATGGATCCAGTCGCACTCTTAATGGCTGTTGATTGCCAGACAACCAGATGCTGGCTCGACCGTCTTCACTGTTGCCCTCGATCTCCATGGCATCGAGTTCCTCTTGCAGTTTTTGCGCGTCTTGCTGGATTTGTTGGGCCTTTCGGAATGCCTCAGTGAGTTGTCCGAAATTGGGAAGTCCAAACCCTGCCATGACACCAATGCAGTGACGCGAAGGCTAATCGGTCGTTTGAAAGCCCAAGCGTTTCACTTCAGGATGCAAAGTGATTCCGTGTCTCCGTTCCACTTCGGCTTGAACTAAGTCGATCAAGGCGCGGATGTCATCCGCTTTGGCATCGCCAACGTTGACGATGAAATTGGCATGCACCGCTGAGACCTCCGCGCCTCCGATCCGTTTCCCCTTGAGCCCTAAGCCCTCGATGAGCTGACCAGCTTTTTCAGGCTCTGGGTTGCGAAACACACTTCCGCAGCTTGGCCATTGATAAGGCTGGGTGGTGGTGCGATGACTGAGATTGCCACTGGTCTTCCGCAGCAACTCCTTGGCGTCGTGGCCTGGCTCCAATTGGAACTGCGCTGCAATCACCAAGTGTTCGCTGCCTTGAAGAAGGCTGTATCGGTAGTCGTAGGCGAGATCGGCATTACTGAGCCTCGTTGTGGACCTCACCGTGTCCGTCAGCGATCGATCGATGACCTCCACCGAGGTCAGGGAGTCGGCTGTTGAGCCGCCTTGAGCACCGGCGTTCATGGTTGCGGCCCCACCCACGGTTCCAGGGATGCCAACGGCCCATTCCAGCCCATGCAATCCAAGCCTGGCTGCGCGCCTGGCAAGCGTTGGCAGTGGTTCACCCGCTAAAGCCTTCACCAGCCCTGATTCGGCATCCAGTTGGCTGCCCTGGAGTCGGCGCATACACAGTGTGAGACCAGGAAGACCAGCGTCAGCAATCAGCAGGTTCGATCCGGCTCCAATCACTCGCGTCTTCAGACCTTCCTGTTGGGCCCATTGGAGAAGCCTGAGACATTGCTCAGCATCGCTGGGTTCGGCCAACCATTCAGCTGGACCTCCTACACGCCATGTGGTGTAGTTCGCGAGGCACACCTGCTGTTGGAGGACCCCGGACTCGAGAAGGTCATTCAGGCCGCGATCGCCGGTGAACATGACGCCTCTCCTCCAATTCCTTTCTTAGACAGGCGTTCCCAGAGACTGTTTACATCACCAGCACCCATCGCCAAGATCAGGTCATCAGGCCGACTGTGCTGTTTCACCAGACCTGTGAGCTGCTCCATAGTGCTAGCTACAAAGACGGGCTGATTGGGATCAATCAGCCGAATGGTGCGCGCTAGAAGCTCACTATTGATGCCCTCGATCGGTTGTTCTCCGGCTCCATAAATCGGAGCAAGAACGAGGACTTCAGCGGACACGAGTGCTTGAGCAAAGGCGTTGAGAAATTCTTCTGTCCTGCTGTAGCGGTGTGGTTGGAAAACAGCGAGAAGGCGTTTGGGTGTGTGTGGCAACGGGCTTCGGCCGCTTTGCACCATCAGCTGGGCCATGGTCAATGTTGCTTGCACTTCGCTGGGGTGATGGGCATAGTCATCCACGACTTGTCTGCCCTGCCACTCCCCCCGGAAATCAAAGCGGCGTCCTGGGGAACGCAGTTCAGTTACAGCCGATAAAAGCGCATCGATGGGAACCCCTTCCATGCGGCAAGCCGCCAAAGCAGCCACAACGTTGCTCAGGTTGTGGAGGCCAGGAAGGGGAAGGGTGATTTGACCAACCCGATGCCCCTGCTCGTAATAGTCAGCGATGGTGCGATCACCATCGAGTTGCACAGGTAAAGCGGCGTAATCCGCTGTCTCGACCTGATGAACTGACCAACAGGCATCAGCTTCAAAGTGTTCTTTGAGAATTGGGTCGTCGTGATTAATGAGTAGGCGTTTGCAGCCGCGCCCAAAGGTTTTCATCGTCTCGATCAAGTCGTCGAGATTGCGGTAATGGTCTGTATGGTCCAGTTCGAGATTGGTGATGATCCCCAGACTGGCTTTGAATTTCACCAGTGATCCATCGGATTCGTCTGCCTCTGCCACAAGGAGACGACCATGACCGGTGTGCCCGTTGCTGCCGTAACACGGAACGACACCACCAATCACCGCTGTGGGGTCTTCGCCAACCGTGGCGAGGAGTGTTGTCACCACAGTGCTTGTGGTGGTTTTTCCATGGCTACCAGCAACAGCAATAGCGGGTTGTTGTTCGATCAACCAGGCCAAGAGGTCTGAGCGATGCCAAATCGTTAAATCCAAGCGCTGCGCTTCGATCAGCTCTGGATTGGTGCTGGGTATGGCCGTACTCACTACCACCAAGGGGGCTTCGATGCCGCGTGATTGGAGATGGGCAAAATTCTTCGAGACCTGGCTTTCGAATAGGGCGAGTGCTTTGCTCTCAAGGGCCTGCATTGCAGGTGTGAGTTTCCGGTCGGATCCACTGACCGAATGGCCTCGTTCAGCGAGAATTAGAGCCAGGGCCGACATGCCGATTCCGCCCATCCCAATGAAGTGAATGTGCTTCTGGGGCTGGATCGAATCGGCCAAGGGGAGTCAACGTGAGGGCAAACGATAATCCAGCTTTTCCCTGTGGCCAACTGCTTGAAGGTCATTCCATTCAATTTTTCAGCAGATCAATAGAAGGAATTTCCAAATAAATTCTGTATGATCGGCGGCCAAAACCCCCTACGCGGTAAGACCGCTTTATTTCTGCCATGACCCTGCGCGTTGCCATCAATGGATTCGGCCGAATTGGTCGCAATGTGCTGAGGGGTTGGATCAGCCGCGGTGCTGACACTGGTCTGGAAATCGTGGGCATGAACTCCACGGCTGATCCCAAGACCAGCGCCCACCTACTCACCTACGACTCGATCTTGGGTCGTTTGGACCCATCAGTGGATATCAAAACCACTGATGACTCCATGTTCATCAATGGCAAGGAAATCAAATTCTTCGCCGATCGCAATCCCCTCAATTGCCCCTGGAAGGAATGGGGTGTGGATCTGGTGATCGAATCAACCGGTGTGTTCAACACCGACGAAAAGGCCAGCATGCATATCAAGGCTGGTGCCAAGAAGGTGATTCTTACCGCTCCTGGTAAGGGTGCTGGGGTCGGCACGTTCGTGGTTGGAGTCAACGACGATCAGTACCGCCACGAAGACTGGGACATTCTGAGCAACGCCAGTTGCACCACCAACTGCCTGGCGCCAATTGTCAAGGTTCTGGATCAGAATTTCGGCATGGAATGGGGCTTGATGACCACCATTCACAGCTATACCGGTGACCAAAGAATTCTGGATAACAACCATCGCGACTTGCGTCGTGCCCGTGCAGCAGCACTGAACATGGTGCCGACCACAACGGGTGCAGCGAAGGCTGTTGCCCTGGTGTACCCCGAAGTGAAGGGCAAGCTCACTGGCTTCGCCATGCGCGTGCCTACTCCGAATGTGTCCGCTGTTGACCTGACCTTTGGAACATCCAAGGGCCCAAGTGTTGAGGAGGTCAAAGCTGCCATGAAGAGTGCCTCTGAAAACGGCATGAAGGGAATCATCAAGTACACCGACTTGCCCCTCGTTTCCACCGACTACGCCGGTACGAACGAATCAACCATCTTTGACGCTGATCTCACCTATGCGATGGGCGACAAGGCTGTGAAGATTCTTGCTTGGTACGACAATGAGTGGGGCTACAGCCAGCGCGTTGTTGACTTGGCTGAGGTTGTTGCCAAAGGTTGGAAGTAACCCTCAGGTTCGAAGAGATTTAAGTTCATGCCCTCCCCACGTGGAGGGCTTTTTTGTGAGCCCTTTTAGCTGTAATGGGAGAACCCAGATGGCTGCAGCAACGCACCATCGTCGTTCCAGATGATCCTGCCTTTATCGGTGGTGATGGTGCCGAAGCATCGACTTTCAGGCTGATGCAGTGTCCAGGATTCAGCCCACTCAGGAGGCAGGCTCAGCACCAGTTCAAAATCTTCGCCGCCATTGAGGCACCAGCGATCCCATGCCTCCTCGTAGGGCCAGGCATCGGCGCGAGGGAGGGCATCTCTGTGCAGAACGGCGCCGCAGCCACTGCTTCGACAGAGACTCTCCACTGCAGCGAGTAGGCCATCGCTGCTGTCGGTCCCACCGGCTCTCCAGGGAAGCTGCTCGGGTTTGCAGGCCAACAGGGTCTGAAGGGCATCAAATCTTGGCCACGGTCGCTGGTGGCATCGAATCGCCTGCTCTTTCAGCGCGGGTGGAAGAGAGAGTGGGCTGGGTCGCGGTGTGTCTTGCAGGATTGCCAGTCCAAGTCTGCTCAGCCCATGGGGGCCGCTGCTCATCAGCAGATCACCAGGTCGTGCCAGTGCCCGATGCAGTCGTAACGGTCCGAGTCGTCCAAACGCACTGATCGAGAGCAGTCGTT
The window above is part of the Synechococcus sp. WH 8020 genome. Proteins encoded here:
- the grpE gene encoding nucleotide exchange factor GrpE, which gives rise to MSGDASIPANDSASDVPEAQQDPTPSVEETPDAASPDPASEGVPSAQNNEARLEQLEREHSTLRQEHETLSSQYVRIAADFDNFRKRQSRDQDDLKLQITCSTLTEILPVVDNFERARQQLDPQGEEAQSLHRSYQGLYKQLVDVLKQLGVAPMRVVGQEFDPSLHEAVLREPSDEHPEDVVVEELQRGYHLSGKVLRHALVKVSMGPGPQQSDAAAQATEGGDSSPPIQGDDGSPMPTASE
- the dnaJ gene encoding molecular chaperone DnaJ produces the protein MADYYDLLGVSRDADADTLKRAYRRMARQYHPDINKDAGAEDRFKEIGRAYEVLSDPQTRGRYDQFGEAGLGGGGGMPDMGDMGGFADIFETFFSGFGGAAGGAGRQRRRGPQQGDDLRYDLTIDFDQAVFGQEREIRIPHLETCTTCGGSGAKAGSGPTTCTTCGGVGQVRRATRTPFGNFEQVAECPSCNGTGQVIADPCSSCGGQGVTQVRKKLRINIPAGVDTGTRLRVSGEGNAGLRGGPSGDLYVFLTVKSHPSLRRDGLTVLSEVKVSYLQAILGDTIEVETVDGPESLEIPAGTQPNSVLTLENKGIPKLGNPVARGHQRISVTVTLPTRLNDEERGLLEDLAGHHSARGEQHHHHKSGLFARLFGQR
- a CDS encoding sulfurtransferase TusA family protein, whose product is MSDAQPDHSLDLRGTPCPTNFIRCRLALEAMRPGQQLQVDLDRGEPEEMVIPGLTRDGHQVEVTDESKDWVRLQVVCGG
- the rsgA gene encoding ribosome small subunit-dependent GTPase A, with amino-acid sequence MVVALQANYLEVELDQVSEVIPSRLLCTRRTRLSHRGEAVYVGDRVRVEAIDVSHARAVVSHVEPRVSFLTRPPVANATTVVVALAVDQPAFDPDQASRFLLTAERTSLVVQLVLTKTDLLDPEALERLRERLQAWGYPPLLVSTCSGRGLSKLKQSLAGSSLSVLCGPSGVGKSSLLNALIPELDLRIGAVSGRLQRGRHTTRHVELHRLGAQARVADTPGFNRPELPDDPRNLEVLFPELRAQLEHHPCRFRDCLHRDEPGCGVTRDWERYPIYRRAVEELLGLSRPSRGG
- a CDS encoding YbaB/EbfC family nucleoid-associated protein, whose translation is MAGFGLPNFGQLTEAFRKAQQIQQDAQKLQEELDAMEIEGNSEDGRASIWLSGNQQPLRVRLDPSLLSEGQEATETATLAALQSAYERSTGTMKERMEELTGGLNLNLPGMGG
- the murB gene encoding UDP-N-acetylmuramate dehydrogenase; amino-acid sequence: MFTGDRGLNDLLESGVLQQQVCLANYTTWRVGGPAEWLAEPSDAEQCLRLLQWAQQEGLKTRVIGAGSNLLIADAGLPGLTLCMRRLQGSQLDAESGLVKALAGEPLPTLARRAARLGLHGLEWAVGIPGTVGGAATMNAGAQGGSTADSLTSVEVIDRSLTDTVRSTTRLSNADLAYDYRYSLLQGSEHLVIAAQFQLEPGHDAKELLRKTSGNLSHRTTTQPYQWPSCGSVFRNPEPEKAGQLIEGLGLKGKRIGGAEVSAVHANFIVNVGDAKADDIRALIDLVQAEVERRHGITLHPEVKRLGFQTTD
- the murC gene encoding UDP-N-acetylmuramate--L-alanine ligase, with the protein product MADSIQPQKHIHFIGMGGIGMSALALILAERGHSVSGSDRKLTPAMQALESKALALFESQVSKNFAHLQSRGIEAPLVVVSTAIPSTNPELIEAQRLDLTIWHRSDLLAWLIEQQPAIAVAGSHGKTTTSTVVTTLLATVGEDPTAVIGGVVPCYGSNGHTGHGRLLVAEADESDGSLVKFKASLGIITNLELDHTDHYRNLDDLIETMKTFGRGCKRLLINHDDPILKEHFEADACWSVHQVETADYAALPVQLDGDRTIADYYEQGHRVGQITLPLPGLHNLSNVVAALAACRMEGVPIDALLSAVTELRSPGRRFDFRGEWQGRQVVDDYAHHPSEVQATLTMAQLMVQSGRSPLPHTPKRLLAVFQPHRYSRTEEFLNAFAQALVSAEVLVLAPIYGAGEQPIEGINSELLARTIRLIDPNQPVFVASTMEQLTGLVKQHSRPDDLILAMGAGDVNSLWERLSKKGIGGEASCSPAIAA
- the gap gene encoding type I glyceraldehyde-3-phosphate dehydrogenase, whose protein sequence is MTLRVAINGFGRIGRNVLRGWISRGADTGLEIVGMNSTADPKTSAHLLTYDSILGRLDPSVDIKTTDDSMFINGKEIKFFADRNPLNCPWKEWGVDLVIESTGVFNTDEKASMHIKAGAKKVILTAPGKGAGVGTFVVGVNDDQYRHEDWDILSNASCTTNCLAPIVKVLDQNFGMEWGLMTTIHSYTGDQRILDNNHRDLRRARAAALNMVPTTTGAAKAVALVYPEVKGKLTGFAMRVPTPNVSAVDLTFGTSKGPSVEEVKAAMKSASENGMKGIIKYTDLPLVSTDYAGTNESTIFDADLTYAMGDKAVKILAWYDNEWGYSQRVVDLAEVVAKGWK
- the thiL gene encoding thiamine-phosphate kinase gives rise to the protein MSITLAELGETKLLERLARFAPPGQFSDDTALLTPDSRALLVNTDVMVEGVHFSDATTAPADVGWRAVVANLSDLAASGSVQVEGITVGLVAPGTTPWWWVEELYQGISEALERFGGTLLGGDCSTGNQRLLSISAFGRLGPLRLHRALARPGDLLMSSGPHGLSRLGLAILQDTPRPSPLSLPPALKEQAIRCHQRPWPRFDALQTLLACKPEQLPWRAGGTDSSDGLLAAVESLCRSSGCGAVLHRDALPRADAWPYEEAWDRWCLNGGEDFELVLSLPPEWAESWTLHQPESRCFGTITTDKGRIIWNDDGALLQPSGFSHYS